From a single Osmerus eperlanus chromosome 8, fOsmEpe2.1, whole genome shotgun sequence genomic region:
- the rab10 gene encoding ras-related protein Rab-10: MAKKTYDLLFKLLLIGDSGVGKTCVLFRFSDDAFNTTFISTIGIDFKIKTVELQGKKIKLQIWDTAGQERFHTITTSYYRGAMGIMLVYDISNAKSFENISKWLRNIDEHANEDVERMLLGNKCDMEDKRIVPKAKGEQIAREHGIRFFETSAKANINIEKAFLTLAEDILRKTPVKEPNSENVDISSGGGVTGWKSKCCS; the protein is encoded by the exons ATGGCGAAGAAGACGTACGATTTGCTGTTCAAGCTGCTTCTGATCGGAGACTCGGGCGTGGGGAAGACGTGCGTGCTGTTCCGCTTCTCTGACGACGCATTCAACACAACCTTCATCTCCACCATAG GAATAGACTTCAAGATTAAAACTGTTGAATTACAGGGAAAGAAGATCAAACTACAGATATG GGACACAGCCGGCCAGGAGAGGTtccacaccatcaccacctccTACTACAGAGGAGCCATGGGCATCATGCTGGTCTACGACATCTCAAACGCCAAGAGCTTTGAGAACATCAGCAAGTGGCTCCGCAACATCgatgag CACGCAAACGAGGATGTTGAGAGGATGTTGCTAGGAAACAAGTGTGACATGGAAGACAAGAGGATAGTACCTAAGGCCAAGGGGGAGCAG aTTGCGAGGGAGCATGGCATTAGGTTTTTTGAGACGAGTGCGAAGGCCAACATCAACATCGAGAAGGCTTTCCTCACGTTAGCGGAAGACATCCTCAGaaag ACGCCGGTAAAGGAGCCGAACAGTGAGAATGTGGACATCAGCAGTGGGGGTGGAGTCACAGGCTGGAAGAGCAAGTGTTGCAGTTGA